One Mercenaria mercenaria strain notata chromosome 12, MADL_Memer_1, whole genome shotgun sequence DNA segment encodes these proteins:
- the LOC123534425 gene encoding collagen alpha-3(VI) chain-like isoform X1 — MYNIINSYLQSMSFLVELLAVLLSVTYCSGLCQDIDTKACELMLHQNPGLCNDPGLSSTACPRFCKKCPLVCHHCDATVQNFTDCNTTRTCQIGEQCMLHQLTSSGDGHHEYRMSCASVEMCDGTGLMPFGRRGLQSRDINVHCCTDDMCNHPACKRDIEILIQDSTDSSASQHIIQFLKDLVSHLDIGPTDNLVGLASIEVLVNRQFHLNSHTTKSDLLQALDRIKFNHRTNLVDVNDVTHFLNNELHQGSHNGDRPAYANAVLIIANHATKNTHSHLHHDDQNAILSSMTVINVGSGSNAQLDSLATDPQHVLSVTDYPSLSQSLSHVLALFCM; from the exons TGCTGTTATCAGTGACATATTGCTCAGGACTTTGTCAAGATATAGATACTAAAGCATGTGAATTGATGTTGCACCAGAATCCGGGACTTTGCAATGACCCTGGTCTGTCCTCCACTGCATGTCCAAGATTCTGTAAAAAATGCC CTCTAGTTTGCCACCATTGCGACGCGACTGTTCAGAACTTCACAGACTGTAACACAACACGTACCTGCCAAATTGGAGAG CAATGTATGCTTCATCAGCTGACCTCTTCTGGAGATGGACACCATGAATACAGAATGAGCTGTGCTAGTGTAGAG ATGTGCGATGGCACCGGTTTGATGCCGTTTGGAAGACGTGGTCTCCAGTCACGTGATATCAACGTACATTGTTGTACAGACGACATGTGCAATCACCCAG CCTGCAAACGAGACATTGAAATCCTCATTCAAGATTCCACTGATTCTTCAGCCTCTCAACACATCATCCAGTTCCTAAAAGACCTAGTATCACACCTTGATATCGGTCCCACTGACAATCTAGTAGGCTTGGCATCGATAGAAGTATTAGTTAACAGACAGTTCCATCTAAATTCTCATACAACTAAATCGGATCTTCTCCAAGCTTTGGACAGAATCAAATTCAACCACCGCACTAACCTTGTAGATGTCAATGACGTAACACATTTCTTGAATAATGAGCTGCATCAAGGAAGTCACAACGGGGATAGGCCAGCTTACGCGAACGCTGTTCTAATCATCGCTAATCATGCGACGAAAAATACACATTCTCACTTACACCATGATGATCAAAATGCCATCTTATCCTCCATGACTGTAATCAACGTAGGTTCTGGTTCCAACGCACAGCTTGACTCGTTAGCAACTGATCCGCAACATGTGCTTAGCGTCACCGACTACCCTTCATTATCTCAGAGTTTGTCACATGTTCTTGCACTTTTCTGTATGTGA
- the LOC128547223 gene encoding uncharacterized protein LOC128547223 codes for MFMSSYLQSMLLVKLLAVLLSVTYCSGLCQDIDTKACELMLQQNQGLCNDPTLSSTACPRFCKKCPLVCHHCDASVQNFTDCNTTRTCQIGEQCMLHQLTSSGDGHHEYRMSCASVEMCDGTGLMPFGRRGLQSRDINVHCCADDMCNHPSVPTPAPACKRDIEILIQDSTDSSASQYIIQFLKDLVSHLDIGASDNLVGLASIDTGVHRQNHLDSHTTRSDLLQALDRIKFNHRTNNIDVDDVTHFLNNELHPGRHSGDRPSYENAVLIITNYATKHTHTDLDSNLHHDHQKAFLSSVTVINVGSGSNAQLDSLATDQQHVLSVTDYSSLSQSLSHVLALFCM; via the exons ATGTTTATGAGCAGCTACTTGCAGAGCATGCTTTTGGTGAAACTTTTAGCAG TGTTGTTATCAGTGACATATTGTTCAGGCCTTTGTCAAGACATAGATACTAAAGCATGTGAATTGATGTTGCAACAGAATCAGGGCCTTTGCAATGACCCTACTCTGTCTTCAACTGCATGTCCAAGATTCTGTAAAAAATGCC CTCTAGTTTGCCACCATTGCGACGCGTCTGTTCAGAATTTCACAGACTGTAACACAACACGTACTTGCCAAATTGGAGAG CAATGTATGCTCCATCAGCTGACCTCTTCTGGAGATGGGCACCATGAATACAGAATGAGCTGTGCTAGTGTAGAG ATGTGCGATGGCACCGGTTTGATGCCGTTTGGAAGACGCGGCCTCCAGTCACGTGATATCAACGTACATTGTTGTGCAGACGACATGTGCAATCACCCATCGGTACCAACGCCAGCACCAG CCTGCAAACGAGACATTGAAATCCTGATTCAAGATTCCACTGATTCTTCAGCCTCTCAATACATCATCCAGTTCCTAAAAGACCTAGTTTCACACCTTGACATTGGTGCTTCCGACAATCTAGTAGGCTTGGCATCGATAGATACCGGAGTTCACAGACAGAACCATCTAGATTCTCATACAACTAGATCGGATCTTCTCCAAGCTTTGGACAGAATCAAATTCAACCACCGCACTAACAATATAGATGTCGATGACGTCACACATTTCTTGAATAATGAGCTGCATCCAGGAAGGCACAGTGGGGATAGGCCATCGTACGAGAACGCTGTTCTAATCATCACCAATTATGCGACGAAACATACCCACACTGATTTAGATTCTAACTTACACCATGATCATCAAAAAGCTTTCTTATCCTCCGTGACTGTAATCAACGTAGGTTCTGGTTCCAATGCGCAGCTTGATTCGTTAGCAACTGATCAGCAACACGTGCTTAGCGTCACAGACTACTCTTCATTATCTCAGAGTTTGTCACATGTCCTTGCACTTTTCTGTATGTGA
- the LOC123534425 gene encoding collagen alpha-3(VI) chain-like isoform X2, producing the protein MLHQNPGLCNDPGLSSTACPRFCKKCPLVCHHCDATVQNFTDCNTTRTCQIGEQCMLHQLTSSGDGHHEYRMSCASVEMCDGTGLMPFGRRGLQSRDINVHCCTDDMCNHPACKRDIEILIQDSTDSSASQHIIQFLKDLVSHLDIGPTDNLVGLASIEVLVNRQFHLNSHTTKSDLLQALDRIKFNHRTNLVDVNDVTHFLNNELHQGSHNGDRPAYANAVLIIANHATKNTHSHLHHDDQNAILSSMTVINVGSGSNAQLDSLATDPQHVLSVTDYPSLSQSLSHVLALFCM; encoded by the exons ATGTTGCACCAGAATCCGGGACTTTGCAATGACCCTGGTCTGTCCTCCACTGCATGTCCAAGATTCTGTAAAAAATGCC CTCTAGTTTGCCACCATTGCGACGCGACTGTTCAGAACTTCACAGACTGTAACACAACACGTACCTGCCAAATTGGAGAG CAATGTATGCTTCATCAGCTGACCTCTTCTGGAGATGGACACCATGAATACAGAATGAGCTGTGCTAGTGTAGAG ATGTGCGATGGCACCGGTTTGATGCCGTTTGGAAGACGTGGTCTCCAGTCACGTGATATCAACGTACATTGTTGTACAGACGACATGTGCAATCACCCAG CCTGCAAACGAGACATTGAAATCCTCATTCAAGATTCCACTGATTCTTCAGCCTCTCAACACATCATCCAGTTCCTAAAAGACCTAGTATCACACCTTGATATCGGTCCCACTGACAATCTAGTAGGCTTGGCATCGATAGAAGTATTAGTTAACAGACAGTTCCATCTAAATTCTCATACAACTAAATCGGATCTTCTCCAAGCTTTGGACAGAATCAAATTCAACCACCGCACTAACCTTGTAGATGTCAATGACGTAACACATTTCTTGAATAATGAGCTGCATCAAGGAAGTCACAACGGGGATAGGCCAGCTTACGCGAACGCTGTTCTAATCATCGCTAATCATGCGACGAAAAATACACATTCTCACTTACACCATGATGATCAAAATGCCATCTTATCCTCCATGACTGTAATCAACGTAGGTTCTGGTTCCAACGCACAGCTTGACTCGTTAGCAACTGATCCGCAACATGTGCTTAGCGTCACCGACTACCCTTCATTATCTCAGAGTTTGTCACATGTTCTTGCACTTTTCTGTATGTGA